From the genome of Danio aesculapii chromosome 16, fDanAes4.1, whole genome shotgun sequence, one region includes:
- the LOC130243339 gene encoding ictacalcin-like, whose translation MSAIQQAMATLIATFHKYSGKEGDKFTLSKGELKDLLTAEMGDILGKSSDKAALDKIFKDLDANADGSVDFQEYVTLIACVTMICNEFFTKGK comes from the exons ATGTCAG CTATCCAGCAAGCAATGGCCACGCTCATTGCAACCTTCCACAAATACTCAGGAAAGGAGGGTGACAAATTTACCTTGTCTAAAGGCGAGCTGAAAGACCTGCTCACTGCAGAGATGGGTGACATCCTTGGG AAAAGTTCAGATAAGGCAGCTTTGGACAAGATATTCAAGGATCTGGATGCAAATGCTGATGGCTCTGTGGACTTTCAGGAGTATGTCACGTTGATCGCCTGTGTCACTATGATTTGCAATGAGTTTTTCACAAAGGGAAAATAG